Proteins encoded within one genomic window of Epinephelus lanceolatus isolate andai-2023 chromosome 9, ASM4190304v1, whole genome shotgun sequence:
- the LOC117252220 gene encoding B-cell linker protein isoform X1, with translation MTMTFFGKLKNLHSGPPAPPRRTDNNAEFAWPKDEFDDEEGDMYEVPPCERPAVKVPQRQVEENVYLERTSNPSPPQRQAAPPPPRPVNPLKPQPRSEDFFHDPKTKKPPEIDRSEKPGRKLMPPPPVPSAPAPVPASNTEEDVYLDPNEEQEDNDDLYLEPTAACPPPSRGPIRMSPSPKTALVPSPISVKKPPVPRAQSNSFLPSLNELKMAPSAEVRRTTFPTKPPPPTPSFKPPLPANLKEAKPSPLNPPMSDTKLVASSGGVRATKQSGNEDKEWFAGDCNRKAAEDLLLRVNKDGAFLIRHSSAQSTRQPYTLAVLYQQKVYNIPIRFLGDTQGYALGKEGKKNEEIFGTLNEMISHHKNNQLLLIDSKSQAKHTAYLTHPARP, from the exons ATGACAATG acctTCTTTGGAAAACTGAAGAACCT ACACAGTGGACCTCCAGCTCCACCCAGGAGGACAG ATAACAATGCAGAGTTTGCGTGGCCAAAGGATGAATTT GATGATGAGGAAGGTGACATGTATGAAGTGCCTCCCTGTGAGCGTCCGGCTGTGAAAGTCCCACAGAGACAAGTGGAGGAAAACGTTTATCTGG AGAGGACATCCAATCCTTCTCCTCCACAGAGGCAGGCTGCTCCTCCACCACCCAGACCAGTCAATCCCTTG AAACCTCAACCACGTTCTGAGGATTTCTTCCATGATCCCAAAACTAAGAAAC CACCTGAGATAGACAGAAGTGAGAAGCCTGGGAGAAAACTGATGCCTCCTCCACCGGTCCCCTCTGctccagctccagtccctgcaTCCAACACTGAGGAAG ATGTGTATCTGGATCCAAATGAAGAACAG gaAGATAATGACGACCTGTATTTAGAGCCTACAGCTG CTTGCCCTCCTCCCTCTCGTGGGCCAATAAGGATGTCTCCATCTCCCAAGACAGCCCTTGTACCCTCTCCCATTTCCGT GAAGAAGCCTCCGGTTCCCAGAGCTCAGTCT AATTCATTCTTGCCCTCCTTAAATGAGCTAAAAATGG CTCCTTCAGCTGAAGTAAGACGTACCACATTTCCTACCAAACCCCCTCCACCAACCCCCAGTTTTAAGCCCCCTCTGCCAGCAAACCTGAAGGAAGCCAAACCCAG CCCTCTGAATCCTCCTATGTCAGACACTAAGCTTGTGG CCTCCTCTGGTGGTGTGAGGGCAACCAAACAATCTGGGAATGAG GACAAAGAATGGTTTGCTGGAGACTGCAACAGAAAGGCAGCTGAAGATCTCTTACTGAGGGTCAACAAG GACGGTGCCTTTCTCATCCGACACAGCTCAGCCCAAAGCACCCGACAGCCGTACACCCTCGCTGTGCTCTACCAGCAGAAGGTGTACAACATTCCTATCCGCTTCCTGGGGGACACACAAGGTTACGCCCTTGGAAAAGAGGGCAAGAAGAATGAAGAG atTTTTGGCACCCTCAACGAGATGATTTCTCACCACAAGAATAACCAGCTGCTTTTGATAGACAGCAAGAGCCAGGCCAAGCACACAGCGTATTTAACCCACCCTGCACGGCCTTAA
- the LOC117252220 gene encoding B-cell linker protein isoform X2 → MYEVPPCERPAVKVPQRQVEENVYLERTSNPSPPQRQAAPPPPRPVNPLKPQPRSEDFFHDPKTKKPPEIDRSEKPGRKLMPPPPVPSAPAPVPASNTEEDVYLDPNEEQEDNDDLYLEPTAACPPPSRGPIRMSPSPKTALVPSPISVKKPPVPRAQSNSFLPSLNELKMAPSAEVRRTTFPTKPPPPTPSFKPPLPANLKEAKPSPLNPPMSDTKLVASSGGVRATKQSGNEDKEWFAGDCNRKAAEDLLLRVNKDGAFLIRHSSAQSTRQPYTLAVLYQQKVYNIPIRFLGDTQGYALGKEGKKNEEIFGTLNEMISHHKNNQLLLIDSKSQAKHTAYLTHPARP, encoded by the exons ATGTATGAAGTGCCTCCCTGTGAGCGTCCGGCTGTGAAAGTCCCACAGAGACAAGTGGAGGAAAACGTTTATCTGG AGAGGACATCCAATCCTTCTCCTCCACAGAGGCAGGCTGCTCCTCCACCACCCAGACCAGTCAATCCCTTG AAACCTCAACCACGTTCTGAGGATTTCTTCCATGATCCCAAAACTAAGAAAC CACCTGAGATAGACAGAAGTGAGAAGCCTGGGAGAAAACTGATGCCTCCTCCACCGGTCCCCTCTGctccagctccagtccctgcaTCCAACACTGAGGAAG ATGTGTATCTGGATCCAAATGAAGAACAG gaAGATAATGACGACCTGTATTTAGAGCCTACAGCTG CTTGCCCTCCTCCCTCTCGTGGGCCAATAAGGATGTCTCCATCTCCCAAGACAGCCCTTGTACCCTCTCCCATTTCCGT GAAGAAGCCTCCGGTTCCCAGAGCTCAGTCT AATTCATTCTTGCCCTCCTTAAATGAGCTAAAAATGG CTCCTTCAGCTGAAGTAAGACGTACCACATTTCCTACCAAACCCCCTCCACCAACCCCCAGTTTTAAGCCCCCTCTGCCAGCAAACCTGAAGGAAGCCAAACCCAG CCCTCTGAATCCTCCTATGTCAGACACTAAGCTTGTGG CCTCCTCTGGTGGTGTGAGGGCAACCAAACAATCTGGGAATGAG GACAAAGAATGGTTTGCTGGAGACTGCAACAGAAAGGCAGCTGAAGATCTCTTACTGAGGGTCAACAAG GACGGTGCCTTTCTCATCCGACACAGCTCAGCCCAAAGCACCCGACAGCCGTACACCCTCGCTGTGCTCTACCAGCAGAAGGTGTACAACATTCCTATCCGCTTCCTGGGGGACACACAAGGTTACGCCCTTGGAAAAGAGGGCAAGAAGAATGAAGAG atTTTTGGCACCCTCAACGAGATGATTTCTCACCACAAGAATAACCAGCTGCTTTTGATAGACAGCAAGAGCCAGGCCAAGCACACAGCGTATTTAACCCACCCTGCACGGCCTTAA